Proteins encoded by one window of Mycolicibacterium sp. ND9-15:
- a CDS encoding serine hydrolase: MNALARVAVAGLLLVAGCGAEPPEPAPPASPTAQPDAPPPLVPAMPLPQNAVDNAVAKLDGIAQDLMKKSGIPGMAVAVVHAGKTVYAKGFGVRDVKTREKVDPDTVFQLASVSKSLAATVVAHQVGVNAVQWDTPIVSELPWFALSDPFTTRMVSVGDMMSHRSGLPDHAGDMLEDLGYDRRQVLDRLRQLPLDPFRISYAYTNFGFTAGAEAVAVNAGKPWEVLADEVLFDPLAMDATSYRFTDYEAATNRAVGHIHVDGRYEPSYVRDADAEAPAGGASSSVNDMTRWLAMVLADGTHDGRSIVDPKALLPALTPQIVSSPATEPAMRSGFYGFGFNVSASSAARMEISHSGAFQLGAGTNFVILPSADVAIVALTNATPSGVPEALTAEFADLVQFGEVREDWYGLYSGVFAKMDKPVGSLVGKQPPANAAPPAPLASYVGTYGNDYWGPARVTERGGRLRLALGSKLDVPLTHWSGNTFTFEFVNENAPPGTVSTAVFDSVDGNKLTLEYYDTFKKGTFVK; encoded by the coding sequence ATGAACGCACTGGCGAGGGTGGCCGTCGCGGGACTGCTGCTCGTCGCGGGTTGCGGAGCGGAGCCACCCGAACCCGCTCCGCCCGCCTCGCCCACCGCGCAGCCCGACGCTCCGCCACCGCTGGTGCCCGCGATGCCGCTGCCCCAGAACGCGGTCGACAACGCGGTGGCGAAACTCGACGGCATCGCCCAGGACCTCATGAAGAAGTCGGGCATCCCCGGGATGGCGGTGGCCGTCGTCCATGCTGGAAAGACCGTGTACGCCAAAGGCTTCGGCGTGCGCGACGTCAAGACCCGAGAGAAGGTCGACCCCGATACCGTCTTCCAGCTCGCGTCGGTGTCGAAATCGCTGGCGGCGACGGTCGTCGCACACCAGGTCGGGGTGAACGCGGTGCAGTGGGACACCCCGATCGTGTCCGAGCTGCCGTGGTTCGCGCTGTCCGACCCGTTCACCACCCGGATGGTGAGCGTCGGCGACATGATGTCGCACCGTTCCGGGCTGCCCGACCACGCCGGTGACATGCTCGAAGACCTCGGCTACGACCGCAGGCAGGTGCTCGACCGGCTCCGCCAGCTTCCCCTGGACCCGTTCCGAATCTCCTACGCATACACGAACTTCGGCTTCACCGCCGGAGCCGAGGCGGTCGCGGTCAACGCGGGCAAACCGTGGGAGGTGCTCGCCGACGAGGTGCTGTTCGACCCGCTCGCCATGGACGCGACGAGCTACCGGTTCACCGACTACGAGGCCGCGACGAACCGCGCCGTCGGCCATATCCACGTCGACGGGCGCTACGAACCCTCCTATGTGCGCGACGCCGACGCGGAAGCGCCCGCGGGCGGAGCGAGTTCGTCGGTCAACGACATGACACGCTGGCTGGCCATGGTGCTGGCCGACGGCACACATGACGGTAGGTCGATCGTCGACCCGAAGGCGCTGCTGCCCGCGCTCACGCCGCAGATCGTGTCGAGTCCGGCGACGGAACCCGCGATGCGGTCCGGCTTCTACGGATTCGGCTTCAACGTCTCGGCTTCGTCGGCGGCCCGCATGGAGATCAGCCACTCGGGCGCGTTCCAACTCGGCGCCGGAACGAACTTCGTGATCCTGCCGTCGGCCGACGTGGCGATCGTCGCGCTCACCAACGCCACGCCCTCGGGGGTGCCCGAGGCGTTGACCGCCGAGTTCGCCGATCTCGTGCAGTTCGGCGAGGTGCGCGAGGACTGGTACGGCCTCTACAGCGGGGTCTTCGCCAAGATGGACAAGCCCGTCGGGTCCTTGGTCGGCAAGCAGCCGCCGGCCAATGCCGCGCCGCCGGCGCCGTTGGCGTCGTACGTCGGTACCTATGGCAACGACTACTGGGGACCCGCCCGGGTCACCGAACGTGGCGGCCGGCTCCGGCTGGCGCTGGGCTCCAAGCTCGACGTGCCGCTCACCCATTGGTCAGGCAACACTTTCACGTTCGAGTTCGTCAACGAGAACGCCCCTCCGGGAACGGTATCCACCGCAGTGTTCGATTCAGTCGACGGCAACAAGCTCACCCTCGAGTACTACGACACGTTCAAGAAGGGGACGTTCGTCAAGTGA
- a CDS encoding MBL fold metallo-hydrolase encodes MIRAALRLGFGTASLLAGGWLVRALHGAPAALGAGPAEIEPVARRSSNYREGVFVNIEPASMLSIDQEQQRLLVRELIGSRNAARPGGTIPVVTPSSTEPASTRLSACWFGHSSALVELDGYRVLADPVWSRRCSPSATVGPERMHEVPAPLESLAAVDAIVISHDHYDHLDMETIAGLARTQRAPFVVPLGIGAHLRKWGIPESRIVELDWFEGHTIGELTLICTPARHFSGRAFSRNTTLWASWVIIGPRHRAFFGGDTGYTKSFAQIGMDHGPFDLTLLPVGAYHPAWPDIHMNPEEAVRAHLDVAEADRGLLVPIHWATFRLAPHPWAEPVERLLRAADAEKVQLAVPKPGQRVATDAAPPLDPWWRF; translated from the coding sequence ATGATCCGGGCAGCCCTGCGTCTCGGCTTCGGCACGGCCTCGCTGCTGGCCGGTGGCTGGCTGGTGCGCGCCCTGCACGGCGCGCCGGCGGCGCTGGGCGCCGGGCCCGCGGAGATCGAACCCGTGGCACGGCGCTCGTCGAACTACCGCGAGGGCGTGTTCGTCAACATCGAACCGGCATCGATGCTGAGCATCGACCAGGAGCAACAGCGACTGCTGGTGCGCGAGTTGATCGGATCCCGCAACGCCGCCAGGCCGGGCGGAACGATCCCCGTCGTCACACCGTCTTCCACCGAACCCGCCTCGACGCGGTTGTCGGCATGCTGGTTCGGCCACTCGTCGGCGCTCGTCGAACTCGACGGCTACCGCGTGCTGGCCGACCCCGTGTGGAGCCGCCGGTGCTCGCCGTCGGCGACCGTCGGCCCCGAGCGCATGCACGAGGTGCCCGCACCGCTCGAGTCGCTGGCCGCCGTCGATGCCATCGTGATCAGCCACGACCACTACGACCACCTCGACATGGAGACGATCGCCGGCCTCGCGCGGACCCAGCGCGCACCGTTCGTCGTCCCGCTCGGCATCGGCGCCCACCTGCGCAAGTGGGGGATCCCGGAGAGCCGCATCGTCGAGCTCGACTGGTTCGAGGGCCACACGATCGGTGAGCTCACCTTGATATGCACCCCGGCGCGGCACTTCTCCGGTCGCGCGTTCTCCCGCAACACCACGCTGTGGGCGTCCTGGGTGATCATCGGGCCCCGGCACCGCGCCTTCTTCGGCGGCGACACCGGGTACACCAAGAGCTTCGCCCAGATCGGGATGGATCACGGACCGTTCGACCTGACGCTGCTGCCCGTCGGCGCCTACCATCCCGCCTGGCCCGACATCCACATGAACCCCGAGGAGGCGGTGCGCGCGCACCTCGACGTCGCCGAGGCGGACCGGGGACTTCTGGTGCCGATCCACTGGGCCACCTTTCGGCTCGCCCCACACCCGTGGGCGGAACCGGTGGAGCGGCTGTTGCGGGCCGCCGACGCGGAGAAGGTGCAGCTTGCGGTGCCCAAGCCGGGTCAGCGGGTGGCGACGGACGCGGCGCCGCCGCTGGATCCATGGTGGCGGTTCTAG
- a CDS encoding antitoxin, whose protein sequence is MAFLDKVKNLLARNADKVDTAIDKAGDIVDQKTQGKYTQHVDKVQDAAKKYVDKSNPHNPQ, encoded by the coding sequence ATGGCGTTCCTCGACAAGGTGAAGAATCTGCTGGCCCGCAACGCCGACAAGGTGGACACCGCCATCGATAAGGCCGGTGACATCGTCGACCAGAAGACCCAGGGTAAGTACACCCAACACGTCGACAAGGTGCAGGACGCGGCAAAGAAGTACGTCGACAAGAGCAATCCGCATAACCCTCAGTAG
- a CDS encoding type II toxin-antitoxin system Phd/YefM family antitoxin, which yields MATVTVRDLLDGGEELLRRVEHGESVVVTRDGTPVAELRPLRRPSVSPVELVRRRKNLPRVNPDAVRRDIDNAIDQSL from the coding sequence ATGGCCACAGTGACGGTTCGGGATTTGCTCGACGGCGGGGAGGAATTGCTGCGGCGCGTAGAACATGGCGAATCTGTCGTGGTAACACGTGACGGTACACCGGTAGCCGAACTCCGCCCACTGCGTCGCCCCAGCGTCAGCCCGGTTGAACTCGTGCGTCGCCGCAAGAATTTACCGCGGGTCAACCCGGATGCCGTGAGGCGCGACATCGATAACGCAATCGATCAGTCGCTGTGA
- a CDS encoding type II toxin-antitoxin system Rv0910 family toxin — translation MAKLSVSVDVPLPPEQAWACASDLPRYKEWLSIHRVWRSKPPETLEKGTTLESIVEVKGMPNRIRWTIVHYRPPDAMTLNGDGKGGVKVKLIGKVKPSEVEPAGSTVTFDVHLGGPALFGPIGMLVAGALRSDIQESLERFKTVFA, via the coding sequence ATGGCCAAGCTCTCCGTTTCCGTCGACGTTCCGTTGCCGCCGGAGCAGGCTTGGGCGTGCGCGTCGGACCTGCCGCGCTACAAGGAATGGCTGAGCATACACCGGGTGTGGCGGTCGAAGCCGCCCGAGACGCTGGAGAAGGGCACCACGCTCGAGTCCATCGTCGAGGTCAAAGGCATGCCGAACCGGATCAGGTGGACCATCGTGCACTACCGGCCGCCGGACGCGATGACGCTCAACGGCGACGGCAAGGGCGGCGTCAAGGTGAAGTTGATCGGCAAGGTGAAACCGTCTGAGGTAGAACCTGCCGGGTCGACGGTGACGTTCGACGTCCATCTCGGCGGGCCCGCGCTGTTCGGTCCCATCGGCATGCTGGTCGCCGGCGCGCTCAGGAGCGATATCCAGGAGTCGCTCGAGCGCTTCAAGACCGTGTTCGCCTAA
- a CDS encoding enoyl-CoA hydratase, with the protein MIGVTRDGHVMTLEMQRAERRNALNVELVDGLREAVEKAAAEDVRAIVLTGAGHVFSAGADLSDPSGVAEQLPDKAKELNFAIDRAPVPVIGAINGPAIGAGVILSMICDLRVVAPDAYFQFPVAKYGLALDNWSIRRLTSLVGAGRARGMLLAAERLTADVALQTGMANRIGTLADAQAWAAEIAGFAPLALQHAKRVLNDDGAYEDAWPEHQELFDKAWASQDVIEAQVARIEKRPPRFQGA; encoded by the coding sequence ATGATTGGTGTCACCCGCGACGGCCACGTGATGACCCTGGAGATGCAGCGCGCCGAGCGCCGCAATGCCCTGAACGTCGAGTTGGTCGACGGTTTGCGCGAGGCGGTCGAGAAGGCCGCCGCCGAGGATGTCCGCGCGATCGTGCTCACCGGCGCGGGCCACGTCTTCAGCGCGGGCGCCGACCTGTCGGACCCCTCAGGAGTGGCCGAGCAACTGCCCGACAAGGCTAAGGAACTGAACTTCGCGATCGACAGAGCGCCGGTGCCGGTCATCGGCGCGATCAACGGTCCCGCGATCGGGGCGGGTGTCATCCTCTCCATGATCTGCGACCTGCGCGTCGTCGCACCCGACGCCTACTTCCAGTTCCCCGTGGCGAAATACGGCTTGGCGCTTGACAACTGGAGCATCCGGCGGCTGACCTCGCTGGTGGGGGCGGGCCGGGCGCGGGGCATGCTGCTGGCCGCGGAGCGCCTCACCGCCGACGTCGCGCTGCAGACCGGGATGGCCAACCGCATCGGCACACTCGCCGACGCCCAGGCGTGGGCCGCTGAGATCGCCGGGTTCGCGCCGCTGGCGCTGCAGCACGCCAAGCGAGTGCTCAACGACGACGGCGCCTACGAGGACGCCTGGCCCGAGCACCAGGAGTTGTTCGACAAGGCGTGGGCCAGCCAGGACGTCATCGAGGCACAGGTCGCGCGCATCGAGAAACGCCCACCGAGGTTCCAGGGCGCCTGA
- a CDS encoding HNH endonuclease signature motif containing protein, with protein MFDDTSDAELITFMGEEAREESAAMGRRLALVAELYARRAREYEEAKFFFTDVPVAVAAEISPVQNISHARALGQVRVAKVLRERLPRVAEVFRRGWIDYRVVATIMSRTENVEPDVMAELDQALAAKAEKWMKLSGPKLVDRIDMFVTRFDPEAVRVPKRVENNRHIDVDPGAPGMAWLSGNLRATDGAALDNRLDALADTVCENDPRTKGQRRADACGPLARGEATLPCECGLDDCPATAERAAAETAVIHVLAELGTLDGTSDKPGYLKGFGVLPAESVRNLAKDATAKPVRLPGTEAKAEAGYRPSVALRDFLQWRDLTCRWPGCDKPVERCDVDHTTPWPLGKTHPSNAKHYCRTHHLVKTFFCGVGGWTDRQLPDGTIELIAPTGHLWRSEPHGAGMFPALGQSTGELEIPADIAPDKGADRSVMMPRRKQTREDDLRDRIKAERRQRAELIAEEERQRQAWLAANYEPPPF; from the coding sequence ATGTTCGATGACACCTCGGATGCGGAGTTGATCACCTTTATGGGTGAGGAGGCTCGCGAGGAGTCTGCGGCGATGGGGCGCAGGCTGGCGCTGGTCGCTGAACTGTACGCCCGGCGGGCTAGGGAGTATGAGGAGGCGAAGTTCTTCTTCACCGACGTTCCCGTCGCCGTGGCGGCAGAGATATCACCGGTACAGAACATCAGTCATGCCCGGGCACTGGGTCAGGTTCGGGTGGCAAAGGTGTTGCGCGAGCGGCTTCCCCGGGTGGCGGAGGTGTTTCGACGCGGGTGGATCGATTACCGGGTAGTGGCGACCATCATGTCTCGCACCGAGAATGTCGAACCCGACGTCATGGCCGAACTCGACCAGGCTTTGGCCGCCAAGGCTGAAAAGTGGATGAAGCTCTCGGGCCCCAAACTCGTCGACCGCATCGACATGTTCGTGACGCGATTCGACCCCGAAGCAGTGCGGGTTCCCAAACGAGTCGAGAACAACCGCCATATCGATGTCGATCCGGGCGCTCCGGGTATGGCGTGGCTTTCGGGTAATCTCCGTGCCACCGACGGTGCGGCGCTTGATAACCGGCTTGATGCTCTAGCTGACACCGTATGCGAGAACGATCCGCGCACCAAAGGGCAGCGTCGTGCTGACGCATGTGGACCGCTGGCTCGCGGGGAGGCCACCCTGCCCTGCGAATGCGGGCTGGACGATTGCCCGGCGACTGCGGAGCGCGCGGCTGCGGAGACAGCGGTAATCCACGTGCTGGCCGAACTGGGTACCCTCGATGGAACCAGTGACAAGCCCGGCTACTTGAAGGGTTTTGGAGTGCTGCCGGCCGAGTCGGTTCGGAATCTGGCCAAGGACGCGACAGCGAAACCGGTGAGGCTGCCGGGCACAGAAGCCAAGGCCGAAGCCGGCTACCGTCCCAGCGTGGCGTTGCGGGACTTTCTGCAGTGGCGGGACCTGACGTGCCGATGGCCCGGATGCGACAAACCGGTGGAGCGCTGCGACGTCGACCACACGACGCCGTGGCCGCTAGGGAAGACACATCCGTCCAACGCCAAGCATTACTGCCGTACGCACCATTTGGTCAAGACTTTCTTCTGTGGAGTCGGCGGCTGGACCGATCGGCAATTGCCCGACGGCACAATCGAGTTGATCGCTCCGACCGGACACCTGTGGCGAAGCGAGCCTCATGGCGCAGGCATGTTCCCGGCGCTCGGGCAGTCGACGGGTGAGCTCGAGATCCCAGCCGATATCGCACCCGACAAAGGTGCTGACCGGTCCGTGATGATGCCTCGCCGTAAACAGACCCGGGAAGACGACCTTCGCGACCGGATCAAGGCCGAACGCCGTCAGCGCGCCGAACTGATCGCTGAAGAAGAACGCCAACGCCAAGCCTGGCTCGCCGCCAACTACGAACCCCCACCCTTCTGA
- a CDS encoding cation-translocating P-type ATPase codes for MTTAPEVQAVGLTDAEVAQRIAEGKTNDVPTRAARSVSEIVRSNVFTRINAILGVLLVIVLSTGSVINGAFGLLIIANSGIGIIQELRAKRTLDKLAIVGQAKPLVRRQSGTKAVSPSDVVLDDIIELGPGDQIVVDGAVVEEANLEVDESLLTGEADPIAKDPGDQVMSGSFVVAGTGAYRATKVGREAYAAKLAEEASKFTLVDSELRSGINKILQFITYLLIPAGLLTIYTQLFTTEAGWRRSVLAMVGALVPMVPEGLVLMTSIAFAVGVIRLGRRQCLVNELPAIEGLARVDVVCADKTGTLTENGMRVSGLEKLDESDVGNILAQLAADDARPNASMQAIAEAYKMAPDWSAAAIAPFKSATKWSGASYGEHGNWVIGAPDVLLERGSPTADQAEQIGARGLRVLLLGASDLPVDHPDAPGRVTPAALVVLEQRIRPDARDTLDYFASQRVSIKVISGDNAVSVGAVAGSLGLHGECMDARNLPESTDELADELESHTTFGRVRPDQKRAMVHALQSRGHTVAMTGDGVNDVLALKDADIGVAMGSGSSATRAVAQIVLLDNKFATLPYVVGEGRRVIGNIERVSNLFLTKTVYSVLLAVLVGLAGLASRFFGTDPLLFPFQPIHVTIAAWFTIGIPAFILSLAPNNERAHRGFVRRVMTAALPSGMVIGIATFTTYLAAYQGREAAPEEQTQASTAALITLLVAAIWVLAVVARPYQWWRVGLVAVSGLAYVVIFSIPLAQELFMLDISNVKTTSIALVIGVVAAAAIEVIWWVQGMVLGERRRLWRAE; via the coding sequence GTGACCACCGCACCCGAAGTTCAGGCCGTCGGGCTGACCGACGCCGAGGTCGCGCAACGCATCGCCGAAGGCAAGACCAACGACGTACCGACGCGGGCGGCGCGCAGCGTATCCGAGATCGTCCGGTCCAACGTCTTCACCCGCATCAACGCGATTCTCGGCGTCCTGCTGGTCATCGTGTTGTCCACCGGATCGGTGATCAACGGGGCGTTCGGACTGCTGATCATCGCCAACAGCGGGATCGGCATCATCCAGGAGTTGCGCGCCAAGCGGACACTGGACAAGCTCGCGATCGTCGGGCAGGCGAAACCGTTGGTGCGCAGGCAGTCCGGCACGAAAGCCGTGAGCCCCAGCGACGTCGTGCTCGACGACATCATCGAACTCGGGCCCGGCGACCAGATCGTGGTCGACGGTGCGGTGGTCGAAGAGGCCAACCTCGAAGTCGACGAGTCGCTGCTCACCGGGGAAGCCGACCCGATCGCGAAAGACCCTGGCGACCAAGTGATGTCGGGCAGCTTCGTGGTCGCCGGCACCGGCGCCTACCGCGCCACCAAGGTCGGCCGCGAGGCGTACGCCGCCAAGCTCGCCGAAGAGGCCAGCAAGTTCACCCTGGTGGACTCCGAACTTCGCAGCGGTATCAACAAGATTCTGCAGTTCATCACGTACCTGTTGATTCCGGCCGGGCTGCTGACCATCTACACCCAGTTGTTCACCACGGAGGCCGGCTGGCGGCGTTCGGTCCTGGCTATGGTTGGGGCACTGGTTCCGATGGTGCCCGAAGGGCTGGTGCTGATGACGTCGATCGCGTTCGCGGTGGGCGTGATTCGGTTGGGCCGCAGGCAGTGTCTGGTCAACGAACTTCCCGCCATCGAAGGCCTGGCCCGCGTCGACGTGGTTTGCGCCGACAAGACCGGCACCCTGACCGAAAACGGGATGCGCGTTTCGGGTCTCGAGAAGCTGGACGAGTCCGACGTCGGGAACATACTGGCGCAGCTCGCCGCCGACGACGCCCGACCGAACGCGAGCATGCAGGCCATCGCCGAGGCCTACAAGATGGCTCCCGACTGGTCGGCCGCGGCCATCGCGCCGTTCAAGTCGGCCACCAAATGGAGCGGTGCCTCGTACGGCGAGCACGGCAACTGGGTCATCGGTGCGCCCGACGTGCTGCTCGAGCGGGGCTCCCCCACAGCGGACCAGGCCGAGCAGATCGGCGCGCGCGGGCTACGGGTACTGCTGCTCGGGGCCAGCGACCTGCCCGTCGACCACCCCGACGCACCCGGTCGCGTCACACCCGCCGCGCTGGTCGTGCTCGAGCAGCGGATCCGCCCGGATGCTCGTGACACCCTCGATTACTTTGCCTCACAGCGGGTGTCGATCAAGGTCATCTCCGGTGACAACGCCGTTTCGGTGGGGGCGGTGGCCGGTTCGCTGGGGCTGCACGGTGAGTGCATGGACGCCAGGAACCTGCCGGAGTCCACCGACGAGCTGGCCGATGAGCTCGAGTCGCACACCACGTTCGGCCGGGTCCGCCCCGACCAGAAGCGGGCCATGGTCCACGCCCTGCAGTCGCGCGGGCACACGGTCGCGATGACCGGCGACGGGGTCAACGACGTGCTTGCGCTGAAGGACGCCGACATCGGTGTCGCGATGGGCTCGGGTAGCTCGGCTACGCGGGCGGTGGCGCAGATCGTGCTGCTGGACAACAAGTTTGCGACGCTGCCGTACGTCGTCGGCGAGGGCCGCAGGGTGATCGGCAACATCGAACGCGTCTCGAACCTTTTCCTGACCAAGACCGTGTACTCGGTGCTGCTGGCGGTCCTGGTGGGCCTAGCGGGCCTGGCATCCAGATTCTTCGGCACCGACCCGCTGCTGTTCCCGTTCCAGCCGATCCACGTCACGATCGCGGCGTGGTTCACGATTGGTATCCCGGCGTTCATCTTGTCGCTGGCGCCGAACAACGAGCGAGCGCATCGCGGGTTCGTGCGCCGCGTGATGACGGCGGCCCTGCCGTCGGGGATGGTGATCGGCATCGCGACGTTCACCACCTACCTGGCCGCCTATCAGGGGCGAGAGGCGGCGCCGGAGGAGCAGACGCAGGCGTCGACCGCGGCGCTGATCACCCTGCTGGTCGCCGCGATCTGGGTGCTCGCCGTGGTGGCGCGGCCCTACCAGTGGTGGCGCGTGGGGCTGGTCGCGGTCTCGGGCCTGGCCTACGTCGTGATCTTCTCCATTCCGCTGGCGCAGGAGTTGTTCATGCTGGACATCTCCAACGTCAAGACGACGTCGATCGCGCTGGTGATCGGGGTGGTGGCCGCGGCCGCGATCGAGGTGATCTGGTGGGTGCAGGGAATGGTCCTGGGAGAGCGTCGACGCCTGTGGCGGGCCGAGTAG
- a CDS encoding IS110 family transposase: protein MIFVGDDWAEDHHDVYLMDETGQHLAARRLPEGLAGIRALHELIAAHAEEPNQVLVGIETDRGLWVSALAAAGYQVWAINPMAAARYRDRHHVSGAKSDAADAKLLADLVRTDRHNHRLIAGDSPQAEAIKVLARSHQSLIWARTRHANMLRSGLREYYPAALEAFDSLTDSDALAILGRAPTPDQGARLSVAKIGSALKASGRQRNIESRATEIQAVLRREHLTAPPAVTAAFGATTTAAVHVIAALNTQITDLETALADHFETHPDADIYRSLPGLGVVLGARVLGEFGDDPNRFTTAKCRKNYAGTSPLTIASGRKRAVLARHIRNKRLYDAVDQWAFCTLTRSVGARAYYDEHRANGDTHHQALRALGNRLVGILHGCLRHHTRYDEHKAWAHRQAAAA, encoded by the coding sequence ATGATCTTCGTCGGCGACGACTGGGCCGAAGACCATCACGACGTGTATCTGATGGACGAGACAGGCCAACACTTGGCGGCCCGGCGATTACCCGAGGGCCTGGCCGGTATCCGGGCCCTGCATGAGCTGATCGCCGCGCACGCCGAGGAGCCAAACCAGGTGCTGGTCGGCATCGAAACCGATCGGGGCCTGTGGGTCTCGGCGTTGGCCGCGGCCGGCTATCAGGTGTGGGCGATCAACCCGATGGCGGCCGCCCGCTACCGCGATCGGCATCACGTGTCGGGGGCGAAGTCCGATGCCGCTGATGCCAAGCTGTTGGCCGATCTGGTCCGCACTGACCGGCACAATCACCGACTGATCGCCGGCGACAGCCCGCAGGCTGAGGCGATCAAGGTGCTGGCCCGTTCTCATCAAAGCTTGATCTGGGCACGCACCCGGCATGCCAACATGCTGCGCAGCGGGCTGCGGGAGTACTACCCCGCTGCGCTGGAGGCCTTCGATTCGCTCACCGACAGCGACGCACTGGCCATCCTGGGACGTGCTCCAACACCTGACCAGGGCGCTCGACTGAGCGTGGCCAAGATCGGATCGGCACTCAAAGCTTCTGGACGGCAACGCAACATCGAGTCACGCGCCACCGAGATACAAGCCGTGCTGCGCCGTGAGCATCTCACTGCACCGCCCGCGGTCACAGCCGCGTTCGGGGCCACCACGACCGCGGCGGTGCACGTCATTGCCGCGCTGAACACTCAGATCACCGACCTCGAAACCGCGCTGGCCGACCATTTTGAGACGCACCCGGACGCCGACATCTACCGCTCCCTGCCAGGACTTGGTGTTGTGCTCGGCGCCCGGGTGCTCGGTGAGTTCGGGGACGACCCGAACCGGTTCACCACGGCCAAGTGTCGCAAGAACTACGCGGGAACATCACCGTTGACCATCGCGTCGGGTCGAAAACGTGCCGTGCTGGCCCGCCACATCCGCAACAAACGCCTCTACGACGCAGTCGATCAATGGGCGTTTTGCACGCTGACCCGAAGCGTCGGCGCTCGTGCCTACTACGACGAACACCGCGCCAACGGCGACACCCACCACCAAGCACTACGCGCACTCGGAAACCGCCTCGTCGGCATCCTCCACGGCTGCCTACGCCACCACACCCGCTACGACGAACACAAAGCCTGGGCACACAGACAAGCCGCCGCCGCTTGA